The following proteins come from a genomic window of Mariniflexile sp. TRM1-10:
- a CDS encoding phosphoribosyltransferase family protein translates to MNVTNNVILNHDEINHKIRRIAFQIYENNVNEKEVILAGIDSNGYIFAKKLKSVLQKISNINPILCKVNIDKKNPHLPIKTSIQPEDYENKSLVLVDDVLNSGTTLIYGVKHFLNVPLKQFKTAVLVNRNHKKYPVKADFKGISLSTSLHEHVNVVLDGKKFEVVLE, encoded by the coding sequence ATGAACGTTACAAACAATGTGATATTAAACCACGATGAAATTAACCATAAAATAAGACGTATTGCGTTTCAAATTTATGAGAATAATGTAAACGAAAAAGAAGTTATTTTAGCCGGTATAGATAGTAACGGTTACATTTTTGCCAAAAAATTAAAAAGCGTACTTCAAAAAATATCAAACATCAATCCTATTCTATGTAAAGTAAATATTGATAAAAAAAATCCCCATCTGCCAATAAAAACATCTATTCAACCAGAAGATTACGAAAATAAATCGCTGGTATTGGTTGACGATGTTTTAAACTCAGGCACAACCTTAATTTATGGTGTGAAGCATTTTCTAAATGTGCCCTTAAAACAATTTAAAACGGCTGTTTTAGTAAATAGAAACCATAAAAAATATCCTGTTAAAGCCGATTTTAAAGGTATTTCACTCTCCACTTCTTTACATGAGCATGTAAACGTTGTATTAGATGGCAAAAAGTTTGAAGTTGTTTTAGAATAG
- a CDS encoding FKBP-type peptidyl-prolyl cis-trans isomerase: MNLRKVSLYLLCLTIGVLSCKKDDDPDPVVIEIRDRAEQQLKDKDSLDKYLDTHYYNASEFESNTNPSISDIIIIKRLEGETIPDGYTKLKDAVGMPKTTIFAETDYEYYVLKLNQGGGDSPKFSDKIRFNYEGFTLDDVVFDYSVNPIDSDLIGNGITTSGLIPGWRKVIPEFNTAESFIENGDGTVNYTNKGLGVMFLPSGLAYFSNASGGIPAYSPLIFKFELLQMAENDHDGDGVPSYLEDLNGDGEFTVNFEDLTDATDDDTDGDGTPDYIDVDDDGDGISTINEDINKDGDPTNDDSNDNGIPNYLDPNDKIRE; the protein is encoded by the coding sequence ATGAATTTAAGAAAAGTAAGCCTATATCTGTTATGTTTAACCATTGGAGTGTTATCATGTAAGAAAGATGACGATCCAGATCCTGTTGTTATTGAGATAAGAGATAGGGCAGAGCAACAGCTTAAAGATAAAGATTCTTTGGATAAGTATCTAGATACTCATTATTATAATGCTAGCGAGTTCGAATCTAATACCAATCCTAGTATTTCGGACATAATTATTATCAAACGATTAGAAGGTGAAACTATTCCTGATGGATATACGAAGCTTAAAGATGCAGTTGGAATGCCAAAAACAACTATTTTTGCAGAGACAGATTATGAATATTACGTTCTTAAATTAAACCAGGGAGGTGGAGATTCACCTAAATTCAGCGATAAAATTCGTTTTAATTATGAAGGTTTTACACTTGATGATGTTGTTTTTGATTACTCTGTAAACCCTATAGATAGTGATTTAATAGGTAATGGCATTACAACTTCAGGGCTTATACCTGGTTGGAGAAAAGTAATACCTGAATTTAATACAGCTGAAAGTTTTATCGAAAATGGCGATGGCACCGTTAATTATACCAATAAAGGTTTAGGTGTCATGTTTTTACCTTCGGGTTTGGCCTATTTTTCTAATGCTTCTGGTGGTATTCCAGCCTATTCACCATTAATATTTAAGTTTGAATTATTACAAATGGCTGAAAACGATCATGACGGTGATGGCGTTCCCTCGTATCTTGAAGATTTGAATGGTGACGGAGAATTTACAGTAAATTTTGAAGATTTAACCGATGCTACAGATGATGATACCGATGGTGATGGTACGCCCGATTATATAGATGTCGATGATGATGGTGATGGTATTTCAACTATCAATGAAGATATCAATAAAGATGGCGATCCCACCAACGACGATTCAAATGACAATGGCATCCCTAACTATTTAGATCCAAATGATAAAATTAGAGAATAA
- a CDS encoding site-specific integrase, whose product MTINFKLRKYINSDGLSPIYLNVSSKNRRVRLNLDIFVKAKYWNAKDCKLNGPAEEVHDTNLLLNSIRTKINNIQINYRLSSKTLTIDSFLDEFNNEMPRANFVAFYHKVLTINKQTMNPNTYKKEIGIFRKLKAYKPEIIFCDIDQHFFVKYRGHMAALGNAKTTRNNNIKVIKKYLRYATKLGIKLAIDLEDIKPGSTKGNRTYLNAKEIECCYNYCKSEFISPSYKLVLGYFLFSCFTGLRISDVMAMKRQHIKHDSYTLHNVKGQKLQVINFNEKAKFIINDNPDLFVKHYSEAHVNEVLKKIMDALNINKKVSFHVARHSFATNLIIMGCPVTTVQQLLNHSDIKDTMCYVHLAEQEKNNNADLLDGLFK is encoded by the coding sequence ATGACCATTAATTTTAAACTTCGTAAGTACATTAATTCAGATGGACTTTCACCTATCTACCTAAACGTTTCTTCAAAAAACAGGCGCGTTAGGTTAAACCTGGATATTTTTGTTAAAGCAAAATATTGGAACGCCAAAGACTGTAAACTTAACGGGCCCGCGGAAGAAGTACACGACACCAATCTATTGCTAAACAGTATTCGTACAAAAATAAATAACATTCAAATCAACTACCGGTTATCTTCCAAAACATTGACTATTGATAGTTTTTTGGATGAATTCAATAACGAAATGCCCCGCGCAAACTTTGTAGCGTTTTATCACAAAGTGCTTACCATCAACAAGCAAACCATGAACCCGAACACCTACAAAAAGGAAATAGGTATTTTCAGAAAACTGAAGGCTTACAAACCTGAAATAATTTTTTGCGATATCGACCAACACTTTTTCGTAAAGTATCGGGGGCACATGGCCGCTTTAGGCAACGCCAAAACGACAAGGAACAACAATATAAAGGTTATAAAGAAATATCTGCGCTATGCCACCAAATTGGGCATCAAGCTCGCTATTGACTTAGAAGATATTAAACCAGGTTCTACCAAAGGCAACAGAACTTACCTAAATGCCAAAGAAATTGAATGCTGCTACAACTATTGTAAGTCTGAATTTATAAGCCCAAGCTACAAATTGGTTCTAGGTTATTTTTTGTTCAGCTGCTTTACCGGGTTGCGCATATCGGACGTGATGGCCATGAAACGCCAGCACATTAAACACGACAGCTATACCTTGCACAATGTAAAAGGACAAAAGCTGCAGGTTATTAATTTCAACGAAAAAGCAAAATTTATAATTAACGACAACCCCGATTTATTTGTCAAGCATTATTCCGAAGCGCATGTTAACGAGGTTTTAAAGAAAATAATGGATGCCTTGAACATCAACAAAAAGGTGAGCTTTCACGTGGCACGCCATTCGTTTGCTACCAATCTCATTATTATGGGATGTCCGGTGACTACGGTTCAGCAGCTATTGAATCATAGCGATATTAAAGACACGATGTGCTATGTACATTTGGCGGAACAGGAAAAAAACAATAATGCCGATCTACTCGACGGTCTGTTTAAGTGA
- a CDS encoding phage tail tape measure protein codes for MGKKILDEEMRFSIIVNGNQAQKELFELENATRKLTATNKELKAEQARLVAQGKKNTEEYKRLSAEIKQNNQVIKSNKAQMNALQKEIGITGLTMAQLSSKANQLRLQLRNMVPGSGQYKRLDAELKQVSARMNELRLNAQSTKLSIGSIANGFSKYAALGASVIAMGTGVVLSIQKMIDYNGKLADAQSDVQKTTGLTKIEVDELSKSFGLMKTRTARIELLELAEEAGRLGIEGTKNIKDFVEVANQMKVALGDDLSTEQIREVGKMVNIYKVGEKTGRDFKNSMLSLGSAINEVSASGANQAGFLVDYLKRQAGVATQSRISAEDNIAYAATFDELGQSVEVSATAMNKIWIDMFSNADVYAKIAGVSVGEFSNLLNTDANAAMLLFLKGLNGNNDGLTIMSEKLEDLEVGGARGVAALSALSSNTELLEKRQKMSNKALIEATSLTEEYGLKNNNLAGTIDKVKKAMTLAFSSSGFNNILKSIIGGFADLLGVVDDTSEAFEKETKVTYESSKANRKLAEESSKLLEEYESLTADGVDPTAEAKQRLDEITLQLQHRLGDSVVSIDAETGALKLNTEAVRQQIKLKRLAADEEAATLVSRLKGVKDEEERLKKLLPNAKKNFEDANKLAREARAELDPGKSSQADIDANADIKLARKKADEYLAIQKQLEEQEKRRLDLAEKLKDLNFSEADADAFFADNAPVPTDTTSTVSTPPIPTKPLTDKEKNDGKKRAEELLKLERDAEDARLQLMQEGFDKEMLLEDFNHFRKIEDLQNKLVSQKLIQQTKDENLKASYIAHNKAVNSQIESENELHEIRKATILEKGLQNQIELKQAQYEREAQERLIAHNNALAALGDNERAKEKLQKEFDKKELENKKANLESLVKEVNKVLETSQFEGFDIKLLTPEQLQAIKDRLSELGLSLSEINKLLAYMRGEKDVEFGGEVDVLGFSIDEWEKTFEKLETLEQKIRAGEMAVGAFMNAWSMYNQFVSANQQKELQQFERATDKKKERQKRLLDSGYINERQYNDAIRALDEAADKKKAEMEYKAAKREKTMNIASIIMNTAVGVSKALAQGGLILGVPWAGIVAALGAIQLAIAVAQPLPAKGFESGYYPVQREQDGKVFNAAFGGESRTGEVDKPTVFLAGEGGKNFPEMIIDGRSFKQMNPDVKQALYSELARVKGFERGYVQNQTTQPQFNNSSTTAAPDPLLIATLNRTNQLLELIEKDGIVAVMDKNFRNIKKLQEELDKYNKLKLKNKR; via the coding sequence ATGGGAAAGAAGATTCTAGACGAAGAAATGCGTTTTTCGATTATCGTAAATGGTAATCAAGCACAAAAAGAACTCTTTGAGCTAGAAAATGCTACCCGAAAACTCACCGCTACCAATAAAGAGTTAAAGGCCGAACAGGCACGTTTGGTCGCTCAAGGCAAAAAAAATACTGAAGAGTATAAGCGACTATCTGCCGAAATAAAGCAAAACAACCAGGTAATTAAGTCAAACAAGGCACAGATGAACGCCTTGCAAAAAGAAATAGGCATCACAGGGCTTACCATGGCGCAGCTATCGTCTAAAGCCAACCAATTAAGGCTACAGCTTCGTAACATGGTGCCTGGTTCTGGCCAATATAAACGGCTCGATGCAGAATTAAAGCAGGTAAGCGCGCGCATGAACGAACTTCGTCTCAACGCTCAATCCACAAAACTATCTATAGGCAGCATCGCCAATGGTTTTAGCAAATATGCGGCATTAGGTGCGTCGGTAATCGCTATGGGAACCGGTGTTGTACTGTCTATTCAAAAAATGATAGACTACAATGGTAAACTGGCGGATGCACAAAGCGATGTTCAAAAAACCACTGGGCTAACAAAAATAGAGGTCGATGAGCTGTCGAAATCCTTTGGGTTAATGAAAACCCGTACTGCCCGCATAGAGCTTCTGGAGCTTGCCGAAGAAGCAGGGCGTTTAGGTATCGAGGGCACAAAAAATATTAAAGATTTCGTGGAAGTTGCCAACCAGATGAAAGTGGCATTGGGCGACGACTTGAGTACCGAGCAAATTCGCGAAGTCGGTAAAATGGTAAACATCTATAAAGTAGGTGAAAAAACGGGGCGTGACTTTAAAAACTCGATGCTGTCTCTTGGTTCTGCCATTAACGAAGTGTCAGCTTCAGGAGCTAACCAAGCAGGGTTCTTGGTCGATTATCTGAAAAGGCAAGCGGGTGTGGCGACACAGTCTCGAATATCTGCAGAAGATAACATCGCCTATGCTGCCACTTTTGATGAGCTCGGGCAATCTGTAGAAGTTTCGGCAACCGCTATGAACAAAATATGGATAGACATGTTTTCGAACGCAGATGTCTATGCTAAAATTGCTGGTGTTAGTGTTGGTGAATTTAGCAACCTGTTAAATACAGATGCCAATGCGGCGATGCTTCTATTTTTAAAAGGCTTGAACGGCAATAACGATGGCTTGACAATCATGTCCGAAAAACTAGAAGACTTAGAGGTTGGTGGGGCGCGTGGTGTGGCAGCGCTTTCTGCTTTATCAAGTAATACCGAGTTGCTCGAGAAACGTCAAAAAATGTCTAATAAAGCATTGATTGAAGCAACTTCTTTAACTGAGGAATATGGTTTAAAAAACAACAACCTGGCAGGAACTATTGATAAGGTGAAAAAAGCAATGACACTCGCTTTTTCGTCTTCTGGATTTAATAACATACTTAAAAGCATTATAGGAGGTTTTGCAGATTTATTAGGGGTTGTAGATGATACTAGTGAAGCTTTTGAAAAAGAAACGAAAGTCACTTACGAATCCTCTAAAGCAAATCGTAAACTTGCTGAAGAATCTTCAAAATTGCTTGAAGAATACGAAAGTTTAACAGCTGATGGTGTAGATCCTACGGCGGAAGCAAAGCAGCGTTTAGATGAAATAACACTGCAACTTCAACATCGGTTAGGTGATTCGGTTGTTTCTATAGATGCCGAAACAGGTGCTTTAAAATTGAATACCGAAGCTGTTAGGCAGCAAATTAAATTAAAGCGTTTAGCTGCCGATGAAGAAGCTGCAACATTAGTTTCCAGACTTAAAGGTGTTAAAGACGAGGAGGAACGTTTAAAAAAATTATTGCCAAATGCTAAAAAGAATTTTGAAGATGCAAACAAATTAGCTAGAGAAGCTCGTGCTGAATTAGATCCTGGCAAATCGTCTCAAGCAGATATAGATGCGAATGCTGATATCAAATTAGCCAGAAAAAAAGCAGATGAATATTTAGCAATACAAAAACAATTAGAAGAACAGGAAAAAAGACGGTTAGATCTTGCTGAAAAATTAAAAGACCTCAATTTTTCTGAAGCAGATGCCGATGCGTTTTTTGCAGATAATGCACCAGTGCCTACAGATACAACATCAACGGTTTCAACACCGCCAATACCTACCAAACCATTAACCGACAAAGAAAAAAACGACGGCAAAAAACGTGCTGAAGAATTATTAAAGCTAGAGCGCGATGCGGAAGACGCTCGATTACAGCTAATGCAGGAAGGCTTTGATAAAGAAATGCTTCTGGAGGACTTTAATCATTTCCGTAAAATTGAAGACTTACAAAACAAATTAGTAAGCCAAAAGCTTATCCAACAAACCAAGGACGAAAACCTTAAAGCCTCATATATTGCCCATAATAAGGCAGTAAATAGCCAAATAGAAAGCGAAAACGAGCTACACGAAATTCGTAAGGCCACCATTCTGGAAAAAGGTTTACAAAACCAAATAGAGCTTAAGCAGGCACAATATGAGCGAGAAGCTCAAGAGCGATTAATAGCTCATAATAATGCGTTAGCGGCTCTTGGTGATAACGAAAGGGCTAAAGAAAAACTTCAGAAAGAATTTGACAAAAAAGAACTGGAGAATAAAAAAGCCAATTTAGAATCGTTAGTAAAAGAGGTAAACAAAGTTCTTGAAACCTCACAATTTGAAGGTTTTGATATCAAATTATTAACACCGGAACAACTTCAAGCAATTAAAGATAGGCTTTCAGAATTGGGTCTTTCCTTATCCGAAATCAATAAGCTACTTGCTTACATGAGGGGCGAAAAAGACGTTGAATTTGGCGGTGAAGTTGATGTTTTAGGATTTTCAATAGATGAATGGGAAAAAACATTTGAAAAGCTAGAAACGCTAGAGCAAAAAATTAGAGCAGGCGAAATGGCTGTTGGTGCGTTTATGAATGCCTGGAGCATGTACAACCAATTCGTTTCGGCAAACCAACAAAAAGAGCTGCAACAATTTGAACGGGCTACCGACAAGAAAAAGGAAAGACAAAAGCGTTTATTGGATTCTGGGTATATAAACGAACGCCAATATAACGATGCCATCAGAGCATTAGACGAGGCTGCCGATAAGAAGAAAGCAGAAATGGAGTATAAAGCGGCAAAGCGTGAAAAAACCATGAATATTGCTTCTATTATTATGAATACGGCTGTTGGTGTCTCTAAAGCTTTGGCGCAAGGTGGTCTTATTTTAGGTGTGCCATGGGCGGGAATTGTCGCTGCGTTAGGCGCTATACAGCTTGCTATAGCAGTTGCCCAACCATTACCCGCCAAAGGTTTCGAAAGCGGCTACTATCCCGTACAGCGAGAGCAAGACGGCAAGGTGTTTAATGCAGCGTTTGGCGGTGAATCCAGAACTGGCGAAGTGGATAAACCTACGGTCTTCCTTGCCGGTGAAGGTGGTAAAAACTTCCCCGAAATGATTATAGATGGCCGTTCGTTCAAACAAATGAATCCAGATGTAAAGCAAGCGCTGTATAGCGAATTGGCACGTGTAAAAGGCTTTGAGCGTGGGTATGTACAAAACCAAACCACCCAACCCCAGTTTAACAATAGCTCTACGACTGCAGCACCAGATCCGTTGCTTATCGCCACCCTAAACCGTACCAATCAATTACTGGAGCTCATTGAAAAAGACGGTATTGTCGCTGTTATGGACAAAAACTTCCGAAACATTAAAAAGCTTCAGGAAGAACTCGATAAATACAATAAACTAAAACTTAAAAATAAACGCTAA
- a CDS encoding shikimate kinase yields the protein MIVILIGYMASGKSTLGRILAKKLDYGFLDLDDYIEEKENSTISNIFKSKGEIHFRKLEAHYLKELLASKSKLVLSLGGGTPCYSNNMDIILKANNAKSIYLKASIPTLIARLKNEKSKRPLIAHIETDDLLAEFIGKHLFERSQYYNLAHVTITTDNKPESDIVEEVVLQLF from the coding sequence ATGATTGTAATTTTAATTGGGTATATGGCTTCAGGAAAGTCTACTTTAGGTAGAATTTTGGCAAAAAAACTAGATTATGGGTTTTTAGATTTAGATGATTACATTGAAGAAAAAGAAAATTCGACCATTAGTAATATATTTAAATCAAAAGGAGAAATTCATTTCAGAAAACTAGAAGCGCATTATTTAAAAGAATTACTGGCTTCTAAAAGCAAATTAGTATTGTCTTTAGGAGGGGGGACGCCATGTTATAGTAATAATATGGATATAATTTTAAAAGCGAATAATGCAAAAAGTATTTATTTAAAAGCGTCTATCCCTACTTTAATTGCCCGATTGAAGAATGAAAAGAGCAAACGACCGTTAATTGCCCATATAGAAACAGACGATTTATTGGCTGAATTTATTGGGAAGCATCTTTTTGAGCGGTCTCAATATTATAATTTAGCGCATGTCACTATAACTACAGATAACAAACCAGAAAGCGATATCGTAGAAGAAGTCGTGTTACAGCTATTCTAA
- a CDS encoding RNA-binding S4 domain-containing protein: protein MRIDKYLWCVRYYKTRTIATTACKKGHVRVNQEIVKPSREVYPQDVIELRKDQINYRLTVNDIPESRIGAKLVDIYRTDTTPKEQFEAQELLKYSKDYYRKKGVGRPTKKDRRDIDGFTDEPPLKADDSEE from the coding sequence ATGCGTATAGATAAGTATTTATGGTGTGTTAGATATTACAAAACAAGAACTATTGCAACTACAGCTTGCAAAAAAGGGCATGTTCGTGTAAATCAAGAAATTGTTAAACCCAGTAGAGAAGTTTACCCTCAAGATGTTATTGAATTAAGAAAAGACCAAATAAACTACCGCCTTACTGTAAACGACATTCCTGAAAGTAGGATTGGCGCTAAATTAGTTGACATTTATAGAACCGATACCACTCCTAAGGAACAGTTTGAAGCGCAAGAACTTTTAAAATACTCAAAAGATTATTACAGAAAAAAAGGCGTTGGCAGACCTACTAAAAAAGATAGAAGAGACATTGATGGTTTTACCGATGAACCACCTTTGAAAGCTGATGACTCGGAAGAGTGA